Proteins found in one Macrobrachium nipponense isolate FS-2020 chromosome 4, ASM1510439v2, whole genome shotgun sequence genomic segment:
- the LOC135210697 gene encoding uncharacterized protein LOC135210697, whose translation MMAAFELQNEENPFLNKIIQEKLLKHRTTDGISGKRKSRPYRKLIEEMKKKSSGADSRDKTQSDQIEEQQNKGGDRRDAPILKCNKEGTLPSQAQKKLGWTTEELHKMAKLELSVGTMFPHFNKHIHAKLLNYKTLDSIRSKRRTREYQEILNRARPDPIPEIKKQTGVPKSPASSPQGRNRRLSNLRRWSVVNLLEDTTENEEEERNHDNGNLEPSGMDTTRDQDGMNHYLEDWIIGAGRTSLPIEEDQGREGVPSSPSQPSSSGDDSGLQSNSEPDIPTVSQRSPNTIGHTEADLERMKKEIFGERSNQPRARNTRSSANQDLPRRIWRRREYAIVQRTWKKNRGAVARNILDGKDPLADPAYPPGTGEFWGALFSRESHVTTQRLIRLRGNATENLKISIIEEVTIEDIRWAKNKTKLGNADEIRIAQFYNIILNECLITDLAALG comes from the coding sequence ATGATGGCAGCATTTGAGCTTCAAAACGAAGAGAACCCCTTCCTAAATAAGATCATACAGGAAAAACTCCTCAAACACCGTACTACAGATGGGATATCCGGAAAGAGGAAATCACGACCATATAGGAAGCTAATCGAAGAGATGAAAAAGAAGTCCTCGGGCGCAGACAGTAGAGATAAGACGCAAAGTGACCAAATTGAAGAACAACAAAATAAGGGGGGAGACCGCAGAGATGCACCAATATTGAAATGCAATAAAGAAGGTACCCTACCCAGTCAAGCACAGAAGAAACTTGGATGGACCACTGAAGAGCTGCATAAGATGGCCAAGCTAGAGTTGTCAGTGGGGACAATGTTCCCACATTTCAACAAACATATCCACGCGAAACTACTTAATTACAAGACCCTGGATAGTATCAGGAGCAAAAGGAGAACAAGGGAATATCAGGAGATACTCAACAGGGCACGACCTGACCCAATTCCCGAAATTAAGAAGCAGACCGGAGTACCAAAATCACCAGCGAGTTCGCCACAGGGAAGGAATAGACGGCTCTCCAATCTTCGGAGATGGTCCGTCGTAAACTTGTTAGAAGATACGaccgagaatgaagaagaagaaagaaaccaCGACAATGGCAACCTGGAACCATCTGGAATGGATACGACGAGAGACCAAGATGGAATGAACCACTATCTGGAGGACTGGATTATAGGAGCGGGAAGAACATCATTACCGATAGAAGAagatcaaggaagagaaggagtcCCATCATCACCATCACAGCCCTCATCCTCAGGGGACGACTCAGGGCTACAAAGTAATTCTGAACCAGATATACCAACTGTGTCCCAGCGATCCCCCAACACTATCGGGCATACTGAAGCAGACCTGGAgagaatgaagaaggaaatctttGGAGAGAGAAGCAACCAACCGAGAGCAAGGAATACTAGGAGTTCTGCAAATCAAGACCTACCAAGAAGGATCTGGAGGAGAAGAGAATATGCAATTGTCCAGCGAACCTGGAAAAAGAATAGAGGGGCAGTTGCAAGAAACATACTGGATGGGAAGGACCCCCTGGCAGACCCTGCCTATCCGCCGGGAACAGGAGAATTCTGGGGTGCATTATTCTCCAGAGAAAGTCATGTGACGACTCAAAGGCTGATTAGATTGAGAGGAAACGCAACTGAGAATCTAAAAATTTCAATCATTGAAGAAGTGACTATTGAGGACATCAGGTGggcgaaaaataaaacaaaattgggaAATGCCGACGAGATCAGAATTGCCCAGTTTTATAATATCATCCTAAATGAATGCCTAATTACGGACTTGGCTGCTTTGGGATGA
- the LOC135210676 gene encoding tigger transposable element-derived protein 1-like — MTQALFEDWFINCFIPQVREYCFENTIPFKVLLLLDNAPGHPPHLADLHPNVKVTFLPPNKTPLIQPMDQGAIAAFKANYLKTTFSQAISATDDDPDLSLRDFWKKYDILKCIKNISAAWEAVTKKCMNGIWKNCAKRYVNTFDGFDNENELIMIREKIVILAKGLSLECEMEEIEELLDKESEELTTEDLIALEEEKVAEEERREAAAEKADEEEEEPQRMFTTKGLAEGLSQLNKLLAHFEGMDPNTENFQELIAWFLMLFAHTGKFMKRRKNGPFKQN, encoded by the coding sequence ATGACTCAAGCACTTTTCGAAGACTGGTTCATAAACTGCTTTATTCCCCAGGTTCGTGAATATTGTTTCGAAAACACTATTCCATTCAAGGTGTTATTACTTTTGGACAACGCACCCGGCCATCCACCTCATCTAGCCGATCTCCATCCCAACGTGAAAGTGACATTTTTACCACCCAATAAAACTCCCCTCATCcaacctatggaccaaggagctATTGCTGCCTTTAAGGCAAATTATCTAAAAACCACCTTTTCCCAAGCTATATCTGCTACAGATGATGATCCTGACTTATCTTTACgtgatttttggaaaaaatacgATATTCTTAAATGCATCAAGAATATCTCTGCAGCATGGGAAGCTGTGACAAAGAAATGCATGAACGGCATTTGGAAGAATTGCGCTAAACGCTatgtgaatacttttgatgggTTTGATAATGAGAATGAACTAATAATGATACGtgaaaaaattgtgatattaGCCAAAGGTCTATCGTTAGAATGTGAAATGGAAGAAATCGAGGAATTGCTTGACAAAGAGTCAGAAGAACTAACAACTGAAGATCTGATTGCGCTGGAAGAGGAAAAAGTTGctgaagaagaaaggagagaagcagcagcagaaaaggcggatgaggaggaggaggagccacaaAGAATGTTCACGACTAAAGGCTTAGCAGAAGGTTTATCACAGTTAAATAAACTTCTAGCTCATTTTGAAGGAATGGATCCAAATACTGAAAATTTTCAAGAATTGATCGCATGGTTCTTGATGCTTTTTGCCCATACCGGgaaatttatgaagagaagaaaaaacggaccattcaaacaaaactaa